A region of Vitis riparia cultivar Riparia Gloire de Montpellier isolate 1030 chromosome 12, EGFV_Vit.rip_1.0, whole genome shotgun sequence DNA encodes the following proteins:
- the LOC117926913 gene encoding uncharacterized protein LOC117926913 has translation MSHMGKAWLVAASVGAVEALKDQGFCRWNYTLRSIHQHAKTNLRSFAQAKKLSSSSSAMVSSRVRDEKAKQSEESLRTVMYLSCWGPN, from the coding sequence atgAGTCATATGGGGAAAGCTTGGTTAGTGGCAGCAAGTGTGGGAGCAGTGGAGGCACTCAAGGATCAGGGCTTCTGCAGATGGAACTACACTCTGAGGTCTATTCACCAGCATGCCAAGACCAACCTCAGGTCCTTTGCTCAGGCCAAGAAgctctcttcttcctcttctgcCATGGTTTCCAGCAGAGTGAGAGACGAGAAGGCCAAGCAGTCAGAGGAGTCTCTGAGGACTGTCATGTACTTGAGCTGCTGGGGACCCAACTGA